GTATCATTCATAGGTTCATTCCTCCCGGTGACATTATAGCTTAGCGAAATACTCGATAACAACCTCGCGGAAAGTCTGGCCCGCCTGTGAAATATAGCGGTTCTTATGCCACAACAAGGCGATTTCCCTGACCAGCCCCTCATCTTCCAGCGGAATCAGACGAATATGATCCTGCGCATTCCTCGCCGTACCCGGTATGAAGGCTAAGCCGATTCCGGCTTCCACCAGATCAATCAAGCGGGCCGGTTCGTCTCCCTCATATACATAGCGTGGCATGAATCCTGAAGCCTGGCAGACGGAATCCACCAAATCACGTATCCCGTAACCTTGTTTGACACCCACAAACCACTCATTCTTAAGCTCTATCAAGCCCAGGCTCTTACGGTCTGCCAGAGGGTGGCCGGCTGGAACGGCAAGGTGAATGTGATCGTTACAGACCACCTGACATTCAAGCTCTTCCCCTCTGACCGGAGGAGAGGACAAGCAGAAATCAACTTCTCCCCTCTGAAGAAGGGGAAGCATCTCCTGCATGGGCAGCATTTGTACATGAAAATGGATGTCCGGGAGCTTGAGCCGAAACTCCCTGAGGATGCCGGGCAAGGTACTTGCGGTGGTTACCGCTAATTCAAGGGTGCTGGACTCCAGGCTGGACAGGTCCTTAAGCTCCTGTCTCCCCTGCTCCAATTCAAACAGCGCCTTCTCCGCACGCTGCAGAAATCTGCGTCCCGGCTCGTTCAACCGCAGCTTCCTCCCGCTCCGGTCGAACAATGGAACTCCGAGATCCTCCTCCAGCCGTTGAATAGTCTTGCTCAGTGAGGATTGGGTTACATGCAGCCTGTGTGCAGCCTCGGTCATATGCTCCAGGCGGGCAACCGCGATAAAATACTGCAATTGAAGAAGCTCCATATCCGCCTCCATTCATTCCTTCAAGTCTATGGAATCATACCATGAAATGCGTTGGAGTAAATAACTCTTATCCTGTACGATAACTGTACAGCACTTGAGGGGGAATAACAATGAATGCACGGAATTGGTGGTTAATGATATCCGTTGGGCTGGGGATGATGCTTAACCCGCTTAACTCTTCGATGGTGGCAGTAGCGATCCCCAGGCTGCAGCAAGCGTTCAAGCTTGAATTCACCGTGGTTTCCTGGATTATTTTTTCGTTCTATATCGGCAGTGCTATTGCCCAGCCTGTTATGGGGAGAGCGAGCGATATCTTCGGCCGCAGGAGAATTTTCCTCGCGGGACTTGTAATTGTCTTCACAGCCTCCCTGCTCACGCCTTTGTCTCCGGGCTTCGGGGGACTTATCGTTCTGCGGGTTGTCCAATCCATTGGAACCAGTATGGTGGTCGCGGTCGGGATGGCGATCATCCGGGTGAATATTACAGACAAGCAAGCCTCCGCGCTGTCGGTGCTGTCCATGTTCACATCGGGAGCAGCGGCGGTAGGACCTTTTATCGGCGGGATGTTGATCCATGTGTGGGGCTGGTCTTCCATCTTCTATATCAACGCTCCGTTTGTAACGGCCAGCTTCCTGCTAGCCTGGAGAACCATTCCGCAAGACAAGCCGTCCGCAGCCTTATTACCCAAGCCGTCCTTGCGGCAATGGATGAGCCGGATGGATGTGCCTGGAATCCTGCTGTTCACTGTGGGGCTGGTGGCTGTACTTGCGCAGATGCTGTCGGCCAAGTCCTCCGGTCATGTCTCCCTATTCAATGTAATCATCGGCCTGTCCGGGCTCATCCTGCTTGCGGTCTTCGTAAGGCATGAGTCAAGAACAGCCATGCCCTTCATTCCTCTGCGTACCTTCGCCGGGTATCCCGGGCTGATCCGTGTCAATGTCGAATTCATGCTGGTTAATCTATTATTTTATTCCGTCTTCTTCGGTCTTCCATCTTATTTGCAGCTCGTTCGTCAGGTCAGTGAATTCCACACAGGGCTGCTGATGTTAGGCCTGGGTCTAAGCTCGCTCGCAGTTTCTCCGCTGGCCGGAAGATGGGTCGAATCCTCCGGGCCACGTCCAGCGCAGACTATATCGGCCATCCTTATGACCATCGGGTCGGTATGGATCGTAATGCTCGATACGGTATCGCCTGTCATCAGTATCCTTTTGGCTCTGGCGGCCTTCGGAATCAGCAACGGGCTGAATAATGTCGCCATGCAAGCGGCCTTGTTCAACAATTCACCGAAAGAGCTAATTGGGGTTACCTCCGGCTTATTCAGTACGTCCAGATATTTCGGAACCATCCTGTCCTCTCTGCTGATCGGAATCGTTATAGGCAATCCGTTCAGCTTCAGAGGATTCCAGGTGCTGGGGATGATCCTTATAATGATTGCCCTGTGTCTGGTGTTCATGTCCCGGCGGCGTTCTCACCAATCCAAAGACTCCCTTCACAGTCTTGATGACCGCTAGGGAGTGCTTGGAAGACGGATCTAACCCCGCTGGAAAATCTAGGCTTCGTCCTGAAGCTGCTGCAGCTTGCCGGCAACGGTTTCACTGTCCGGGTATATAGTAGCTGCGCAGGTAAGAATACGGATCGCTTCCTCCCGGTGACCGCCATAACTTAAGGTATCAGCAATCCGCATAAATTCAAAATCCGCCTCATAAAACATATCCTGCTCTGAGTGCCGGATACGCTGGTATTCGCTAATGGCCTCCCCTGCGCCGCTGGTTACAACGGTCTTGGCAAGATGATGTACCATCGACTGCTTAAGCTGGCGGACCTCCATGCCCAGCAGCAGATCCAGAATAGGACGGGTGACACTGCCCAGCCACACATGGTCACAGTTGGTCATTACAGAGATGCCGAGATTATCATCCGGCAGCAAGACCAATTCGCTAAGGAATCCGGTATCCCAGCCGGAATGCGAGAGCATCCGGGAGCCATTATAGTGGCCCAGGAACCAGCCCAGACCCACAGCTTCATGCTCCGGCCCCCAGCCTGTAGCCATAGTAGGACTCCACATCTGTTCGTAGCTGCCGGGTTGTAGGGCATTATATCTGTCTTGAGCCTGCCCCTGCCCGAGGTGCATCAGCATATATTGGCACATCTCCTGTGTATTCGTATACAGCGTGGAGCTGGGAGCATGCGCTCTATTGTACGGGAACACTTCACTGACATAGGGTCCGTACCCTCTAGAGTTCCTCAGCACATGGGGCGCAGCCAGCACCTGTTCAACCTCCATTTTCAAAAATGAACTCGTGCTCATTCCAGCAGGCTCCAGAAGATGCTGCCGCATATACTCTTCGAAGCTAAGACCGCTAACCTTGGCAATCAGATCCCCTAGTATCTCATAACCGATATTACTGTAAGCAAATTGAGTACCCGGATCACTCATTAAGCTATGGCGGGTAATTCCTCTAACATACCGTTCGAGACTTCCTTCATCATATTCAGGCCGTTCCCAGCCGTAATCGTCCTCATCCGGCATCCCGGAGGTATGATTCAACAATTGTCTCACCGTAAGCTGATGATAGCGTTCATCGTTCATTTTGAAATACGGAAGATAGCTCACGATAGGTGAGTCCAGTTCTACCTGCCCACGCTCCGCCAATTGCATCACAGCCGTAACTACGAAGGTCTTGGAGACCGACGCCTGGTGAAAAAGAGTGCTGCTAACCACAGGCTCACCTGTAGACACATTAGCGCCGCCATACTCTCCTGTAAAAAGCACCTCGCCATCACTAACGATCCCCACCTGCAAGCCGGTAAACGGTCCATTCTCAATAAAGCGGGTCAACATCGCGTGCAGCTCTTGCACTCTGCTTTCGTATGTATTCATTCTGGTCCCCCCATTCTCCTATTCACTGGATCAATATAACATCCGGGGAGCGTACAGAATGGGTAAAAAACAGCTTAATCTGAACTCTACTCAGCCTACCCCTCAGCCACATCGGCCCGCAAGTCCGTGGCGATCTCCAGCATCACCGGGATGATGGCTTCGATGGAGAGAGCTACATACAGCTCGCCCATGTACAGCCGGAACGGGTACTCCGCGCCTTCATGACTCCACATGAAGAAGTCTCCGTCAATCGACATCGTGCTCTCTGGTCCCTTCACGATGAACACCTCGGAATATCTGAAGCCGGGCTTGCCGGCAAAATATTGCTTGCATTCCTCCAGAGTAATCGCTTGCTCTGCATTCTCTTCCTGCATGGAACGGGTAATACGTAAGCGCTGGCTCATCGGTGATCCTCCACAATTATAATATTTAAGCAAATTATCCATTAACGTTAACTCCGTTAACTAATATCCGCCGGGTTGATGATCGCGAGAATCTGGTGGTCCTTCCACACGCCGCGGATCTTCACGTTCAGCCGGGCAATGCCTTCCTTGTGGAAGCCTGCATTCTCCAGTACACGGATAGAACCGGGATTATCCGGTGAAGCTTCCCCTGTAATCCTGTGGAACTTCAGCTCCTCAAAGGCATAGCGCACGACCTGCTTCACAGCCTCTGTCATATAGCCTTTACCGTTATAATCCTTGTCCAGACTGTACCCGATCATACAGCTCTGTAGCGGTCCCCGCACCACAAAAGACAGACTGACACTGCCGATAATCCGGCGGTCAGCCTTGTGAATGACCAGGAAGTCGTATCTCTCATCTGCTGCCCTGAACTCTTCATACTGCGCAAGCTTGTCCCGCTGGTACTGCTCTGTATAGAAATCCTCGCTGATCTCCGGCGAATGCTCTTCAAAAAATTCACGGTTACGCAAGTACATCCCCATCAGCTCAGCGGCATCTCCCGCCTCAGGGTAGCGGATGTATACCCGTTGTTCTGTCATCTCTACGCCTCCATTCTTAATTGCAGCACAATGCCGCTTCCTCCGGCTGGTCCTTACATTCTGGGAACCGGTAGGTCCAGAAGCGTTCCGTACCATACTTGCCGCAGATTGCCGGATCGGCGGGTTTAAGGCCGCCAAGCACTTTCTCCGGCTGGAACTGGGTGCGGTGCGCCAGAATGGAGTTGATTTTGACAGTGATAAAAGGCGTTACATCGATGACTACATCGGCTGATCCAATCCTCTGCTGATGATTATTCGAGAAAGCCACACTATGTACAACCGGACGTTCCGCAGCGGGCAGCCGGGCAATCGTACGAATTACCGCAGCCCCAGTGGCATCATGATCCGGGTGTACACTGTAGCCGGGGTAGAACGTAATAACCAGCGACGGGGTAAGCTCCTTCACGAGCGATTCAATCCGGTGATCCAGGAGCGCCGGGTTTTCGAACTCAATCATTTTGTCATGGAAGCCCAGCATCCTCAAGTCTTGAATCCCAATGGCCTTACAGGAAGCCTCCAGCTCCGCTTGGCGGATGGC
The sequence above is a segment of the Paenibacillus sp. FSL R7-0204 genome. Coding sequences within it:
- a CDS encoding MFS transporter; translation: MNARNWWLMISVGLGMMLNPLNSSMVAVAIPRLQQAFKLEFTVVSWIIFSFYIGSAIAQPVMGRASDIFGRRRIFLAGLVIVFTASLLTPLSPGFGGLIVLRVVQSIGTSMVVAVGMAIIRVNITDKQASALSVLSMFTSGAAAVGPFIGGMLIHVWGWSSIFYINAPFVTASFLLAWRTIPQDKPSAALLPKPSLRQWMSRMDVPGILLFTVGLVAVLAQMLSAKSSGHVSLFNVIIGLSGLILLAVFVRHESRTAMPFIPLRTFAGYPGLIRVNVEFMLVNLLFYSVFFGLPSYLQLVRQVSEFHTGLLMLGLGLSSLAVSPLAGRWVESSGPRPAQTISAILMTIGSVWIVMLDTVSPVISILLALAAFGISNGLNNVAMQAALFNNSPKELIGVTSGLFSTSRYFGTILSSLLIGIVIGNPFSFRGFQVLGMILIMIALCLVFMSRRRSHQSKDSLHSLDDR
- a CDS encoding GNAT family N-acetyltransferase, coding for MTEQRVYIRYPEAGDAAELMGMYLRNREFFEEHSPEISEDFYTEQYQRDKLAQYEEFRAADERYDFLVIHKADRRIIGSVSLSFVVRGPLQSCMIGYSLDKDYNGKGYMTEAVKQVVRYAFEELKFHRITGEASPDNPGSIRVLENAGFHKEGIARLNVKIRGVWKDHQILAIINPADIS
- the bshB2 gene encoding bacillithiol biosynthesis deacetylase BshB2 — protein: MEHARILVVLPHPDDEAYFVSGTLAKYIAAGAEVTYACLTLGEMGRNMGIPLLANRTTLPAIRQAELEASCKAIGIQDLRMLGFHDKMIEFENPALLDHRIESLVKELTPSLVITFYPGYSVHPDHDATGAAVIRTIARLPAAERPVVHSVAFSNNHQQRIGSADVVIDVTPFITVKINSILAHRTQFQPEKVLGGLKPADPAICGKYGTERFWTYRFPECKDQPEEAALCCN
- a CDS encoding serine hydrolase domain-containing protein, which translates into the protein MNTYESRVQELHAMLTRFIENGPFTGLQVGIVSDGEVLFTGEYGGANVSTGEPVVSSTLFHQASVSKTFVVTAVMQLAERGQVELDSPIVSYLPYFKMNDERYHQLTVRQLLNHTSGMPDEDDYGWERPEYDEGSLERYVRGITRHSLMSDPGTQFAYSNIGYEILGDLIAKVSGLSFEEYMRQHLLEPAGMSTSSFLKMEVEQVLAAPHVLRNSRGYGPYVSEVFPYNRAHAPSSTLYTNTQEMCQYMLMHLGQGQAQDRYNALQPGSYEQMWSPTMATGWGPEHEAVGLGWFLGHYNGSRMLSHSGWDTGFLSELVLLPDDNLGISVMTNCDHVWLGSVTRPILDLLLGMEVRQLKQSMVHHLAKTVVTSGAGEAISEYQRIRHSEQDMFYEADFEFMRIADTLSYGGHREEAIRILTCAATIYPDSETVAGKLQQLQDEA
- a CDS encoding LysR family transcriptional regulator: MELLQLQYFIAVARLEHMTEAAHRLHVTQSSLSKTIQRLEEDLGVPLFDRSGRKLRLNEPGRRFLQRAEKALFELEQGRQELKDLSSLESSTLELAVTTASTLPGILREFRLKLPDIHFHVQMLPMQEMLPLLQRGEVDFCLSSPPVRGEELECQVVCNDHIHLAVPAGHPLADRKSLGLIELKNEWFVGVKQGYGIRDLVDSVCQASGFMPRYVYEGDEPARLIDLVEAGIGLAFIPGTARNAQDHIRLIPLEDEGLVREIALLWHKNRYISQAGQTFREVVIEYFAKL